TGTACATCCCCGTCTCCCTGCCGCCGCTGGCCGCCGCCCTCCTCGTCCGGGCCGCCACGAGGCCGGTGGGCGCGCGCCAGACGGGGGCGAGGCTCGGGATGTGGGCGGTCTCGGCGATGGGCGTCGGCGGCGTCGCCTTCCATGCCTACGGCGTCGCCCGGATGATGGGCGGCTGGGACAACTGGCGCCAGAACCTTATCGACGGGCCGCCGCTCCCGGCCCCGCCCTCCTTCTCGGGCGTGGCGCTCGGCGGGCTCGCCGCCCTCGAACTGCTCGAACACCGACCCTTCCGCTTCTGAGCCGGGTGTCCCATGCTGCCGAGACGTGACCTCTATCCCGGCTACGACGTGCTGGCGAAGCGCGACAGCCCCTCTTGGAACGCCAAAACCCGCGCGGTTCTGGACGAGCGGCTGGCGATCGGCCCGGAGACGCGCCGCTTCTTCGACGAATCCGAATGGCCGACGATGAAGGCGATCGCCGACCGGATCGTGCCGCAGCCGGCGGACCGGGCGAATCTGGTCCCGGTGGCGGCGCTGGTGGACCACAAGCTCGCCACCGATACCCGCGACGGCTACCGCAACCCCGATCTGCCCGAAGAGCGCGAGGCATGGCGTCGGGGGCTGAAGGCCCTCGACGCCGAGGCGCGGGCGCGGTTCGGCGCGCGCTTCCACGAACTCGGCGCTTGGGCGCAGGACGCGCTGCTGAAGCTCGCCGAGGCGGGCGAACTCACGGACGCCGCCTGGGCGGGCATGCCGTCCAAGCTGTTCTTCAAGCAGCGCGTGCTCGCGGATGTGGTGGAGGCCTACTACGCCCACCCGACCGCCTGGAACGAGATCGGCTGGGGCGGCCCCGCGAGCCCGCGGGGCTACGTCCGCATGGCTTTCGACCGCCGCGATCCTTGGGAGGCGGCCGAGGCCAAGCCGGGCCGCGAGGACGAGGCCCACGCAGAGAACCTCTTGGTCGGTCGGTAAGGATCTCCCTCGCTCATGCGTATCCCCGGCCTCGGCAACGCCGCCGACAACCCAAAGCACGCCACCCCCGGCGACGATCCGGAGCACCATCCCCGCGCCCGAGACGGCCGCGCGCCCAACGTCATGCGGATCGGCGAGTGGGTGCCGATGCGTCAGTACCGGGACGACGAGGAGGTCGATTTCGTCATCGTCGGCACCGGCGCGGGCGGCGGAACCCTGGCCTGCCGGCTCGCGGAGCAGGGCTTCTCGGTGGTGGCCTTCGATGCCGGCCCGTATTTCCGGCCGCTGGAGGATTTCGCCTCGGACGAGAGCCACCAGTCCAAGCTCTACTGGACGGACGAGCGCATCGTCGACGGCGAGAACCCGCTGCAGATGGGCTCGAACAATTCCGGCAAGGCGGTGGGCGGCTCCACCGTCCACTACGCCATGGTGGCCCTGCGCTTCCGGCCGGAGTGGTTCAAGGCGCGCACCCTGATGGGCTACGGCGCCGACTGGCCGATCGGTTGGCGAGAGATGTGGCACTACTACGATCAGGTCGAGGACGACCTCAAGATCTCCGGCCCGGTCTCCTACCCCTGGGGGCCGCACCGGCGCCGCTATCACCGGCGCGCACACGAGATCAACGCGGCCGCCAAGGTGCTGGCCCGGGGCGCCGAGGCGATGGGCATCGGCTGGACGCCGACGCCGCTCGCCACGGTCTCGGCCCCGCACGGCGACGCGCCGCCATGCGTCTACCGGGGCTTCTGCACGCTCGGCTGCTCGACCAACGCCAAGCAGAGCGTGCTGGTGAGCTATCTGCCCCGCGCCCTGAAGGCCGGCGCCGAGATCCGCGACCTCGCCATGGTCGGGCGCATCGAAACGCGGAACGGGCGCGCCACCGGCGTCCACTATCACCGCGAGGGGAAATGGCGGTTCCAGCGCGCCAAGAACGTCGTGGTGGCGGGCTACGCCATCGAGACGCCGCGCCTGCTCCTGAACTCGGCCAACCAGGAATTCCCGGACGGGCTCGCCAACTCCTCGGGCCTCGTCGGCAAGAACCTGATGGTCCAGGGCAACCAAGCGGTCTGGGGCGTCTTCGACGAGGAGATCCGCAGCTACAAGGGCCCGCCCTCGCTCGCCATCAGCGAGCACTGGAACTACGACGACACGGGTCACGGCCCCTTCGCCAAGAACTTCTTCGGTGGCTACTCGTACATGAGCCAGGGCCCGCTGCCGCAGCTCTGGGCCAATACCCAGGCTTCCGCGCACGGCCTCTGGGGCGAGGCGCTGGTGGCCGAGATGCAGCGCTACAACCACGTGGCCGGGCTGAAGGTCGTCTCCGAGTATATGCCGCAGGAGCGCAACCGGGTGACGCTCGCGGACGTCAAGGATCAGTATGGGTTGCCGGTGGCGCGTATCACTTATTCCTGGTGCGACAACGACAAGGCGCTGAACCGGCACGCGCTCAGGTTCATGCGCGAGGCCCTGGTGGCCGCGGGCGGCCGCGAGGTCTGGGACCAGACCGACGACACCTGCCACCTCAACGGCACCGCCCGAATGGGGTCCGACCCGCGAACCTCCGTGGTCGATGCCGACTGCCGCTCCTGGGACATCCCGAACCTTTACGTTTGCGACGGCTCGGTCTTCCCGACGGTCGGCGGGGTCAATCCGTCGCTCACCATCCAGGCAATCGCGCTGCGCACGGCCGATCGGATCTCGGCACAAAAGAGGTGATCCACGTACAGCGCTCCACTATAGCTCTACTATTGACCGCTTCTAGGCTGAGGTTCGATGGATCAAATCGAGCGATAGAGGTGCCGAGCGGCTGGCTGAACTTGGCCGAAAGCGGCCGGTCCGCTTCTGAACAACTCAGGGCAGAGAGCGGACGTGCCCATCCCGGAACACTTGGGAATCAGCAACTGGAATGGTCTTTTGGCATGGGCGGCTTCGACTCGGACGTAAGTGCTCAGCGGCGGCCCTGCTCGGGTCCACGGTCAAATCCGACAGCCTATGCCTCCTTGACGAGATCAGAGAGCCAACTCCGCGCCCTCTGAAGCTCGTCCCACGGCGTTTCTCCGAGAGGGAAATGCACCCCAAGGACGACGCTGAGCACCGCGTTCAGGTGCGCTAAGTGCTGCCGCTCCTCTGCACTTTGGATGCCGCCGCCGCGCCGCTCGGCGATGATCGCGTCGCGGAACTTCGTCAAGTCGGCCGTGGCTTCCGAGAGCTTGTCGTCATCCCTCTGGGGCTTGCGCGCCAGCACTGTGTCGAGGGCTGAGAGCGCCCGGCGCCCGCATTCCTGTCCGGGGGCGGCGCTCACGACACCGCCTCCCGCTGCCGGAGCACGTCCGGACGGGCTTTGCGGCCAGGCCGAATGTTGCAGGTGATCGCCTTGGTGGTGTGGATGCTGGTGTTGGCATCACCCGTGATCGCGAGCAGCACATTGGCGACGTCGCCCCGCGCGTAGCCCTGCCACCCGTAGACCCAGGGCATCCCGATCTGGTGGACCACTCGGCCGTCGATGCGGAACGGCTTGAGCCGCTCCGTCACCATGGCGCGGACCTCGACC
This window of the Methylobacterium tardum genome carries:
- a CDS encoding gluconate 2-dehydrogenase subunit 3 family protein produces the protein MLPRRDLYPGYDVLAKRDSPSWNAKTRAVLDERLAIGPETRRFFDESEWPTMKAIADRIVPQPADRANLVPVAALVDHKLATDTRDGYRNPDLPEEREAWRRGLKALDAEARARFGARFHELGAWAQDALLKLAEAGELTDAAWAGMPSKLFFKQRVLADVVEAYYAHPTAWNEIGWGGPASPRGYVRMAFDRRDPWEAAEAKPGREDEAHAENLLVGR
- a CDS encoding GMC family oxidoreductase — encoded protein: MRIPGLGNAADNPKHATPGDDPEHHPRARDGRAPNVMRIGEWVPMRQYRDDEEVDFVIVGTGAGGGTLACRLAEQGFSVVAFDAGPYFRPLEDFASDESHQSKLYWTDERIVDGENPLQMGSNNSGKAVGGSTVHYAMVALRFRPEWFKARTLMGYGADWPIGWREMWHYYDQVEDDLKISGPVSYPWGPHRRRYHRRAHEINAAAKVLARGAEAMGIGWTPTPLATVSAPHGDAPPCVYRGFCTLGCSTNAKQSVLVSYLPRALKAGAEIRDLAMVGRIETRNGRATGVHYHREGKWRFQRAKNVVVAGYAIETPRLLLNSANQEFPDGLANSSGLVGKNLMVQGNQAVWGVFDEEIRSYKGPPSLAISEHWNYDDTGHGPFAKNFFGGYSYMSQGPLPQLWANTQASAHGLWGEALVAEMQRYNHVAGLKVVSEYMPQERNRVTLADVKDQYGLPVARITYSWCDNDKALNRHALRFMREALVAAGGREVWDQTDDTCHLNGTARMGSDPRTSVVDADCRSWDIPNLYVCDGSVFPTVGGVNPSLTIQAIALRTADRISAQKR